A window of the Rhizobium brockwellii genome harbors these coding sequences:
- a CDS encoding NAD(P)H-dependent flavin oxidoreductase: protein MTRWPDRRILDLFGIELPIIQAPMAGATTVDMVVATAKAGGLGSLPSALLNVEGLRKALGEIRAATKASVNVNFFAHLSPADDPSAQARWRALLAPYYAEADLDPATIVAGGVRAPFDPAFCDVVEDLRPEVVSFHFGLPARELVQRVKATGAKVVSSATTVAEAVWLEANGVDAVIAMGFEAGGHRGNFLTDNMATQVGTMALVPQVVDAVDVPVIAAGGIADGRGVAAALMLGASAVQIGTAYLFCPEARIPDVHAEALAASRDDSTAITNVFTGRPARSVVNRLVRELGPISEGVPAFPTAAAALAPIRAKAEADSRDDFTNLWSGQAAKLALRTGAETLTRELYLTALDVLDRRTSF, encoded by the coding sequence ATGACTCGCTGGCCGGATCGCCGCATCCTCGATCTGTTCGGGATCGAGCTTCCCATCATACAGGCGCCCATGGCGGGGGCGACGACCGTAGACATGGTGGTAGCCACCGCCAAGGCCGGAGGGCTGGGTTCGCTGCCGAGCGCCTTGTTGAACGTCGAGGGGCTCCGCAAGGCCTTGGGGGAGATCCGCGCGGCGACCAAGGCGTCCGTCAACGTGAACTTTTTCGCGCACCTTTCGCCGGCCGACGATCCGTCAGCGCAGGCGCGCTGGAGAGCACTGCTTGCACCATACTATGCCGAAGCCGATCTCGATCCGGCTACGATAGTCGCGGGAGGCGTGCGTGCGCCTTTCGACCCCGCCTTCTGCGATGTCGTGGAGGATTTGAGGCCTGAGGTGGTGAGCTTTCATTTCGGGCTTCCGGCAAGGGAGCTCGTACAGCGGGTGAAGGCCACCGGCGCCAAAGTCGTTTCCTCCGCGACCACCGTCGCCGAGGCAGTATGGTTGGAAGCAAACGGAGTCGATGCCGTCATTGCGATGGGTTTCGAGGCGGGTGGCCACCGAGGCAACTTTCTGACAGATAACATGGCGACGCAGGTTGGCACGATGGCGCTCGTACCACAGGTCGTCGACGCAGTTGATGTTCCGGTCATTGCAGCGGGCGGCATCGCCGACGGACGAGGGGTGGCTGCCGCACTGATGCTGGGCGCTTCCGCCGTTCAGATCGGAACGGCATACCTGTTCTGTCCGGAGGCGCGCATTCCCGACGTCCACGCTGAGGCGCTGGCCGCCTCGAGAGACGACAGCACTGCGATTACGAACGTGTTTACCGGTCGTCCGGCGAGGAGCGTGGTCAATCGGCTCGTGCGCGAGCTTGGCCCAATCTCGGAGGGCGTTCCTGCATTTCCAACGGCGGCCGCCGCGCTTGCCCCTATCCGAGCGAAGGCGGAGGCGGACTCGCGCGACGATTTCACGAATCTGTGGTCGGGACAGGCCGCAAAACTCGCTTTGAGGACAGGCGCAGAAACGCTGACTCGTGAGCTCTATTTAACGGCGCTTGACGTTCTCGATCGGCGCACGTCCTTCTGA
- a CDS encoding LLM class flavin-dependent oxidoreductase, with protein MEIGIDSFAMLLNDPATGRLQSAIDRMESVLAEVELADQVGLDVFGMGEHHRENALDSAPAVILAAAAARTKSIRLTSAVAVLSAADPVRLFQEFATLDLISRGRAEIVVGRGSSVEAYPLFGFDLRDYDALFAEKLDLLLKIREKPRIEWQGRFRPSLSGEGVFPRPHQPTLPIWLGVGGTPESFIRAGTLGLPLMVAIIGGSFERFQPLVELYRRAGLAAGHPSDEQRVGVHALGFVGETDKAAREAFFPGWFQMFTDAGRERGWPPPTQAQFDFMCGPNGAFLVGSPQTVAAKIEHVNRTLGGVSRLTFQMSTAALETEAMRRSIELLGTHVAPIVRAYRLG; from the coding sequence TTGGAAATCGGTATCGATAGTTTTGCGATGCTGCTGAACGACCCGGCTACGGGACGACTGCAGTCGGCCATCGATCGCATGGAGAGCGTACTTGCAGAGGTCGAGCTGGCCGATCAAGTCGGTCTCGACGTCTTTGGCATGGGAGAACATCATCGAGAGAACGCGCTTGATTCAGCGCCAGCCGTGATCCTTGCGGCCGCCGCCGCGCGCACGAAGTCGATCAGGCTGACAAGCGCTGTCGCCGTCCTCAGCGCCGCCGACCCCGTGCGGCTCTTTCAGGAATTCGCCACACTGGATTTGATATCGCGCGGACGAGCGGAAATCGTAGTCGGCCGCGGGTCGTCCGTGGAGGCCTATCCCCTGTTCGGATTCGACCTGCGAGACTACGATGCCCTCTTCGCGGAGAAGCTGGACCTGTTGCTGAAGATCAGGGAAAAACCCAGGATCGAGTGGCAGGGCCGCTTTCGACCGTCCCTCAGTGGCGAGGGTGTCTTTCCCCGTCCGCACCAGCCAACCTTGCCAATCTGGCTGGGTGTTGGCGGGACGCCCGAATCCTTCATCCGCGCCGGAACACTTGGCTTGCCGCTGATGGTCGCCATCATCGGCGGTAGCTTCGAGCGGTTTCAGCCGTTGGTCGAACTCTATCGACGTGCAGGGCTGGCCGCGGGCCATCCAAGCGACGAACAGAGGGTCGGCGTGCACGCTCTCGGCTTTGTCGGGGAGACCGACAAGGCAGCCAGGGAAGCGTTCTTCCCCGGCTGGTTCCAGATGTTCACCGACGCTGGACGGGAACGGGGTTGGCCCCCACCAACGCAGGCACAATTCGACTTCATGTGCGGTCCGAACGGCGCGTTTCTGGTTGGCAGCCCGCAGACGGTTGCGGCAAAGATCGAGCATGTTAACAGGACATTGGGAGGGGTTTCTCGCCTCACCTTCCAGATGAGTACCGCCGCCTTGGAGACCGAAGCAATGCGCCGTTCGATCGAACTTCTTGGCACCCACGTCGCACCGATCGTTCGCGCATACCGTCTCGGCTAG
- a CDS encoding alpha/beta fold hydrolase, which produces MSNLRNGSLTRRSFGGIALGLTAAGILAGHTAGAGQGKKVARKNGHGLVADGQIDAGDLSVGYAELGPSDGSPVLLFHGWPYDINAFAEVAPLLADQGHRVIVPHLRGYGSTKFLADDTMRNGQQSALAVDAIKLMDVLRIERATVAGFDWGARTAGIVAALWPERCKGLVSVSGYLIGNQTAGKVPLPPPAELQWWYQFYFATERGRDGYEKYTNDFARLIWQLASPQWKFDDKTFERSAAAFANPDHVAIVVHNYRWRLGLTEGEKRFDEFETKLASAPEIHVPAITMEGDANGAPHPDPKAYAGKFKAKYEHRLIKGGIGHNLPQESPEAFAQAVIDVDAWA; this is translated from the coding sequence ATGAGCAATCTTAGAAATGGGAGCCTCACACGTCGGTCCTTCGGCGGGATCGCACTCGGATTGACGGCGGCGGGGATCCTCGCGGGACATACCGCGGGTGCTGGCCAGGGCAAGAAGGTTGCCCGAAAGAATGGCCATGGGCTGGTCGCGGACGGACAAATCGACGCGGGAGACCTCAGTGTCGGATACGCCGAACTCGGCCCCAGCGACGGATCGCCCGTCCTTCTGTTCCACGGCTGGCCCTATGACATCAATGCGTTCGCCGAGGTCGCCCCGTTGCTCGCAGACCAGGGCCATCGTGTCATCGTCCCCCATCTGCGAGGATACGGCAGCACGAAGTTCCTCGCCGACGACACGATGCGCAACGGCCAACAATCGGCGCTGGCAGTCGATGCCATCAAGCTGATGGACGTTCTGAGGATCGAGCGAGCCACCGTCGCAGGTTTCGACTGGGGCGCGCGGACCGCCGGCATTGTCGCCGCGCTCTGGCCGGAACGATGCAAGGGCTTGGTCTCCGTCAGCGGCTATCTCATCGGGAACCAGACCGCCGGAAAGGTGCCGTTGCCGCCACCCGCCGAACTGCAGTGGTGGTATCAGTTCTATTTCGCGACAGAACGCGGTCGCGACGGCTATGAAAAATACACGAACGACTTCGCCAGGCTCATCTGGCAACTCGCCTCTCCTCAGTGGAAATTCGATGACAAGACGTTTGAACGAAGCGCCGCGGCATTCGCCAATCCGGACCATGTCGCGATCGTCGTCCACAACTACCGTTGGCGGCTCGGACTGACGGAGGGAGAGAAGCGGTTCGACGAGTTCGAAACCAAGCTCGCATCCGCTCCCGAAATCCACGTGCCTGCGATCACGATGGAAGGCGATGCCAACGGAGCACCGCATCCTGATCCGAAGGCCTATGCCGGAAAATTCAAGGCAAAATACGAACACCGGCTGATCAAGGGCGGTATAGGCCATAATCTCCCGCAGGAGTCACCAGAGGCTTTCGCTCAGGCCGTTATCGACGTGGACGCATGGGCATGA
- a CDS encoding potassium channel family protein: protein MKTFESDNGSRQNTLRQVLRKLDRADGRRAVAIRLVFAAIDVAILAFFLLGPYLRSGPSYLIIDYAIAVWIAAEMVGRAVAASSVREWIRRPMTWIDFVVLATLLLPDLLFNFAFLRIMRFWAIGTSPLLKDLLRKAGYLYLLDVVRAVINLLVFLFMATGFVYTSFFYNREGSEGFVDALYFTVATVTTTGFGDITLPGTLGKLTSVVTMIVGISLFVRLAQAVVRPHKVTYSCHRCGLQRHDADAVHCKACGDVLNIPDEGS, encoded by the coding sequence ATGAAAACCTTCGAATCCGACAACGGCTCTCGGCAGAATACGCTTCGTCAGGTGCTGCGAAAGCTCGACAGGGCCGACGGCAGGCGGGCGGTCGCCATTCGGCTGGTATTTGCTGCCATTGACGTCGCCATTCTCGCCTTCTTCCTGCTCGGCCCGTACCTGCGATCCGGTCCTTCCTATCTGATTATCGACTATGCGATAGCAGTGTGGATCGCCGCCGAGATGGTCGGCCGGGCGGTCGCCGCATCCTCTGTGCGCGAGTGGATTCGGCGACCGATGACCTGGATCGACTTCGTGGTGCTGGCCACGCTGTTGCTGCCGGACCTGCTCTTCAATTTCGCTTTCCTGCGGATCATGCGGTTCTGGGCGATCGGCACCAGTCCGCTGCTCAAGGACTTGCTACGCAAGGCCGGCTATTTATACCTTCTCGACGTTGTGCGGGCGGTGATCAATCTCCTTGTGTTCCTCTTCATGGCAACCGGGTTCGTCTATACGTCCTTCTTCTACAACAGGGAGGGAAGCGAAGGGTTCGTCGATGCGCTGTACTTCACAGTCGCGACGGTGACGACGACGGGATTCGGAGACATTACGCTTCCGGGAACGCTGGGCAAGCTCACTTCCGTTGTGACGATGATCGTCGGCATTTCCCTATTCGTCAGGCTTGCTCAGGCCGTGGTCCGCCCTCACAAAGTGACCTATTCCTGCCACCGATGCGGCCTTCAGCGTCATGACGCCGACGCCGTTCATTGCAAGGCGTGCGGAGACGTCTTGAACATACCGGACGAGGGATCGTGA
- a CDS encoding SDR family NAD(P)-dependent oxidoreductase, which produces MQKNAPDFSLEGKVTLVTGASRGIGRACALACAAAGSDIVLGVRDVAASAGLVAELEGAGRKVLPVELDIPNKAHIAQAVDAALATFGRIDILVNNVGVAPGNLAELVEEKDLDEILDVNIKGTFLMTQAVGRHMIKRNGGRIINISSQAGTVALRGEAIYCMSKAAINHLTRCLAAEWARYDVTVNTVSPTFIHTDGTAPFLSDADNREATLGHIPLGRIGETDDVVGAVVFLASPAASLITGANLLVDGGWSVA; this is translated from the coding sequence ATGCAGAAGAATGCGCCGGACTTCAGCCTTGAGGGCAAAGTGACTTTGGTGACGGGAGCGAGCCGTGGCATCGGTCGAGCTTGCGCACTTGCCTGTGCCGCGGCAGGTTCCGATATTGTTTTGGGAGTCCGCGATGTCGCAGCATCGGCGGGCCTGGTTGCCGAACTCGAGGGCGCGGGACGAAAAGTTCTGCCCGTTGAACTGGACATTCCCAACAAGGCCCATATCGCGCAAGCCGTCGACGCGGCGCTTGCGACGTTCGGTCGGATCGACATCCTCGTCAACAATGTCGGCGTGGCTCCGGGCAATCTCGCGGAACTCGTCGAGGAGAAGGATCTCGACGAGATTCTCGATGTCAACATCAAGGGCACCTTTCTTATGACGCAGGCTGTGGGCCGGCACATGATCAAGCGCAATGGTGGCCGGATCATCAACATCAGCTCACAGGCCGGTACCGTGGCACTGCGCGGCGAGGCAATTTATTGCATGAGCAAGGCGGCCATCAATCACCTCACGCGCTGCCTTGCAGCCGAATGGGCACGCTACGATGTCACGGTAAATACCGTATCGCCGACGTTCATTCACACCGATGGCACAGCACCTTTTCTATCCGATGCCGACAATCGCGAAGCGACGCTTGGTCACATTCCACTCGGCCGGATCGGCGAAACCGATGATGTGGTGGGTGCCGTAGTCTTCCTTGCATCACCGGCTGCGAGCCTGATCACCGGCGCGAACCTGCTGGTGGACGGTGGATGGTCCGTCGCCTGA
- a CDS encoding IS5 family transposase (programmed frameshift) codes for MGVLDRLILRDEQWERISHHIIGDERTRGSSGRDNRMFVEAVLWIVRTGSPWRDLPEVFGEWNSVFRRFSRWSRKGIWWRMFAAMSDDPDFEYLIVDSTIIRAHQHAAGGKKGAEDQALGRSRGGLSTKIHMAVRGLGCPVRFRLTAGQKGDAPQADALIEGLPADIVMADTAYDSDRLRNAIADKGAVAVIPNNPSRAQKYPLDKHLYAQRHLIECCFSRLKQFRRVATRFEKTAENYLAIITIAAIVLWIR; via the exons ATGGGTGTTTTGGATCGTCTGATCCTTCGGGACGAGCAGTGGGAGCGGATATCGCATCACATCATTGGTGACGAGCGCACGCGCGGTTCGTCTGGCCGCGACAACCGCATGTTTGTGGAGGCGGTGCTTTGGATTGTGCGTACCGGCTCGCCCTGGCGTGACCTGCCGGAAGTGTTCGGGGAGTGGAACAGCGTCTTCCGCCGTTTCAGCCGTTGGAGCCGGAAGGGCATCTGGTGGCGCATGTTCGCCGCGATGTCAGACGATCCGGACTTCGAATACCTGATTGTTGATTCCACCATCATCCGCGCCCATCAGCACGCTGCCGGCG GCAAAAAAGGGGCTGAAGATCAAGCCCTTGGCCGTTCTCGCGGCGGCCTAAGCACCAAAATCCACATGGCTGTGCGTGGTCTCGGCTGCCCGGTCCGCTTCAGGCTGACCGCAGGCCAGAAGGGCGATGCGCCGCAAGCCGATGCCCTGATTGAGGGCCTGCCCGCCGACATCGTCATGGCAGACACCGCTTATGACAGCGATCGCCTGCGCAATGCCATCGCTGATAAAGGCGCAGTCGCGGTGATCCCCAACAATCCTTCCCGCGCACAAAAATACCCGCTGGACAAGCATCTCTATGCCCAGCGCCACCTGATCGAATGCTGCTTCTCGAGACTTAAGCAGTTCCGAAGGGTCGCTACTCGCTTCGAAAAAACTGCCGAAAACTACCTCGCAATCATCACTATCGCCGCAATCGTTCTATGGATCAGATAA
- a CDS encoding cytochrome c biogenesis CcdA family protein: protein MSIADISLWSALIAGALSFLSPCVLPLVPPYLCYMAGISVEQFRGGGAVTVAPDVRRGVFFSALFFTLGFATVFVALGAGASSIGMALRQHLDLLSKIGGLIIIVMGLNFLGLFRIGVLAREARFQGSGKPATLTGAYIMGLAFAFGWTPCIGPVLGAILGVAASRETVGSGAGLLAIYSLGLAIPFWIAAGFSGAFMRFLSRFRRHLGTVEKVMGLFLVLTGLAFLFGWVSNVAIWFQQTFPILMQIG from the coding sequence GTGTCGATTGCCGATATTTCCCTGTGGAGCGCGCTGATTGCCGGGGCGCTTTCCTTTCTGTCGCCCTGCGTGCTTCCCCTCGTCCCGCCCTATCTCTGCTATATGGCCGGCATTTCAGTCGAGCAGTTCCGCGGCGGCGGTGCGGTGACGGTGGCGCCCGACGTCAGGCGCGGCGTGTTTTTCTCCGCACTCTTCTTCACGCTCGGCTTTGCCACCGTCTTCGTGGCGCTCGGCGCCGGGGCTTCCAGCATCGGCATGGCGCTTCGCCAACATCTCGACCTCCTGTCGAAGATCGGCGGGCTGATCATCATTGTCATGGGGCTGAACTTCCTTGGCCTGTTTCGAATCGGGGTGCTGGCGCGTGAAGCGCGCTTCCAGGGCAGCGGCAAGCCGGCGACGCTGACGGGCGCCTATATCATGGGCCTTGCCTTCGCCTTCGGCTGGACGCCCTGCATCGGCCCGGTGCTCGGCGCCATCCTCGGCGTTGCCGCCTCGCGCGAGACGGTCGGCTCCGGCGCCGGGCTGCTCGCCATCTATTCGCTCGGCCTTGCCATCCCCTTCTGGATCGCCGCCGGCTTTTCCGGCGCCTTCATGCGCTTCCTGTCGCGCTTCCGCCGCCATCTCGGCACGGTGGAAAAAGTGATGGGTCTTTTCCTCGTGCTGACCGGCCTCGCCTTCCTGTTCGGATGGGTCAGCAATGTGGCGATCTGGTTCCAGCAAACCTTTCCGATCCTGATGCAGATCGGCTAG
- a CDS encoding CsbD family protein — protein sequence MDWNRIEGNWKQAKGKIKEQWGKLTDDDLDQIAGKRDQLEGKIQERYGIEKDRIKRDIDDWSGRQTW from the coding sequence ATGGATTGGAATCGCATCGAAGGAAACTGGAAGCAGGCGAAGGGCAAGATCAAGGAGCAGTGGGGCAAACTCACCGACGATGATCTTGACCAGATCGCCGGCAAGCGCGACCAGCTGGAGGGCAAGATCCAGGAGCGTTATGGCATCGAAAAGGACCGCATCAAACGAGACATCGATGACTGGAGCGGTCGCCAGACTTGGTAG
- a CDS encoding FAD-dependent monooxygenase: MREHAVVISGAGPTGLMLAGELALAGVDVAIVERRPDQGLAGTRAGGLSARTLEVLDQRGIVDRFLAEGQVAQVTGFAVTRLDISDFPTRHNYGLALRQKHIERILAGWVGELAVPIYRSLEVTGFAQDDTGVTIALSDGVSLRARYVVGCDGGRSLVRKAAGIEFPGWDPTTGNILAEVEMEEEPPLGIHRTALGIYAFGREEYEIQYGKIVFAKEGPIGLMVPEKNAGATTEPTLSDLKEALIAAFGTDYGIHHVNWISRFTDMSRQAAAYRKGRVFLAGDAAHVHSPVGGQGLNTGVQDAVNLGWKLAQVVKGTSPEALLDTYHAERHPVAARVLRMTMAQVALQRTDDRTEALRDIVTELLGMAEPRKHIAAEMSGLGIRYDLGDGHPLLGRRMPDLDLTTPEGPQRLFTLLQDARPVFLNLDAPGSFDMAAWSDRIKLVDAGYDGAWELPALGLVSAPTAVLIRPDGYVAWVGDRTQDGLQEAMNSWFGPLG, encoded by the coding sequence ATGAGGGAACATGCGGTCGTGATATCAGGGGCAGGGCCGACGGGCCTGATGCTGGCCGGCGAGCTGGCCTTGGCGGGCGTCGACGTCGCCATTGTCGAGCGCCGCCCTGACCAGGGGCTTGCCGGTACGCGGGCCGGCGGACTGAGCGCACGCACGCTCGAGGTTCTCGATCAGCGCGGCATCGTCGACCGATTCCTCGCGGAAGGGCAGGTAGCCCAGGTCACGGGGTTTGCGGTCACGCGTCTGGATATCAGCGATTTTCCCACCCGGCACAATTACGGGCTGGCGCTGCGGCAGAAGCATATCGAGCGCATTCTGGCCGGCTGGGTCGGCGAGTTGGCGGTGCCGATCTATCGCAGCCTTGAGGTAACGGGTTTCGCGCAGGACGATACCGGCGTCACCATCGCACTCTCCGATGGCGTCTCGCTCAGGGCGCGCTATGTCGTCGGCTGCGATGGCGGCCGCAGTCTGGTTCGCAAGGCTGCCGGCATTGAGTTTCCAGGATGGGATCCGACGACTGGCAACATTCTCGCCGAGGTGGAGATGGAAGAGGAGCCGCCATTGGGCATCCATCGCACGGCCCTCGGTATCTATGCCTTCGGCAGGGAGGAGTATGAAATCCAATACGGCAAGATCGTCTTTGCCAAAGAGGGTCCGATCGGCCTGATGGTGCCGGAGAAGAATGCCGGCGCCACGACCGAACCGACGCTCAGTGATCTCAAAGAAGCGCTCATTGCCGCATTCGGAACCGATTACGGCATCCATCACGTCAACTGGATTTCCAGGTTCACCGACATGTCCAGGCAGGCAGCGGCCTACCGCAAGGGCCGGGTATTCCTCGCCGGCGATGCCGCCCATGTGCATTCTCCGGTCGGCGGGCAGGGCCTGAATACCGGTGTGCAGGATGCCGTCAATCTCGGTTGGAAATTGGCCCAGGTGGTGAAAGGCACGTCGCCTGAAGCCTTGCTCGACACCTATCATGCCGAACGGCATCCGGTTGCCGCCCGCGTGTTGCGCATGACGATGGCGCAGGTGGCATTGCAGCGGACCGACGATCGCACCGAAGCCTTGCGTGATATTGTGACGGAACTGCTTGGCATGGCGGAGCCGCGCAAACACATCGCGGCCGAAATGTCCGGACTTGGTATCCGTTACGATCTCGGCGACGGGCATCCGCTGCTCGGCCGCCGCATGCCGGACCTCGATCTCACCACGCCCGAGGGTCCTCAGCGTCTCTTTACGCTGCTCCAGGATGCGCGGCCCGTGTTCCTGAACCTCGACGCGCCCGGCAGCTTCGACATGGCGGCGTGGTCGGACCGCATCAAGTTGGTCGACGCCGGATATGACGGCGCATGGGAACTGCCTGCGCTGGGCTTGGTCTCCGCGCCGACGGCAGTGTTGATCCGGCCCGATGGATATGTGGCGTGGGTGGGCGACAGGACGCAGGATGGTCTGCAAGAGGCGATGAATAGCTGGTTCGGACCACTCGGCTAA
- a CDS encoding DUF982 domain-containing protein: protein MSSTRFDPILLHRQHFIDEVTCLDEIFDVLDGWPEDKRGLAYDTLLKACRDTANGRFPLSAARENFRRFLKMAGVLAKVEGGPKFDGLMNHQIGNA, encoded by the coding sequence ATGTCGTCAACTCGGTTTGATCCGATTCTGCTTCATCGCCAACATTTCATCGATGAGGTCACGTGCCTCGATGAAATCTTCGATGTTCTGGACGGGTGGCCGGAGGACAAACGGGGTTTGGCATATGACACGCTGTTGAAGGCGTGCAGGGATACGGCCAACGGGCGTTTCCCGTTGAGCGCTGCGCGCGAGAATTTCCGACGGTTCCTGAAGATGGCCGGCGTGCTGGCGAAGGTCGAGGGTGGCCCCAAATTCGACGGACTGATGAATCATCAAATTGGTAATGCATAG
- a CDS encoding nickel-binding protein, with product MPIFMDRHFLEGTSAADVAQAHRMDLDIQDKYGVKFLTYWFDQRRGTAFCLVDAPDAETAQCVHREAHGFVAGEIVEVALSAVEAFLGRIHDPEPAPGQSFSDVDPGHRAILFTDIVGSTAMTSRLGDRIATEMVRAHDAVVRRCLSQNSGREVKHTGDGIMAAFAATTAAVECAMAIQQEFQRYNGGNTEPIHIRIGVDCGEPVEDSNDLFGSTVQLAARLCAAASSDQILVSENIFREYGAADLFTHATRRRFKGFSKPMLVFRCDWADAGVN from the coding sequence ATGCCTATTTTCATGGACCGGCACTTTCTTGAGGGAACGTCAGCGGCTGACGTTGCTCAGGCGCATCGCATGGATCTCGACATTCAGGACAAGTACGGCGTCAAGTTCCTGACCTATTGGTTCGACCAGCGGCGCGGGACCGCATTTTGCCTCGTGGATGCGCCGGATGCAGAAACCGCGCAATGTGTGCATCGTGAAGCGCACGGCTTCGTCGCCGGTGAGATCGTCGAGGTTGCCTTGTCGGCGGTTGAGGCTTTTCTTGGCCGAATTCACGATCCTGAGCCGGCGCCTGGTCAGTCGTTCAGCGACGTCGATCCCGGTCATCGGGCAATCCTCTTTACCGACATCGTCGGATCGACAGCGATGACATCGCGCCTCGGCGACCGCATTGCGACCGAAATGGTCAGGGCCCATGACGCTGTCGTGCGCCGATGCCTCAGCCAGAATTCAGGCCGAGAAGTGAAACACACCGGCGATGGCATCATGGCGGCATTCGCCGCGACAACGGCAGCCGTCGAATGCGCCATGGCGATCCAGCAGGAATTTCAGCGTTACAACGGCGGAAACACCGAGCCTATCCATATCCGCATCGGAGTGGATTGCGGCGAACCGGTCGAGGACAGCAACGACCTCTTCGGCTCGACCGTGCAGCTTGCCGCACGTCTCTGCGCGGCAGCCTCCAGCGACCAGATCCTGGTCTCAGAGAATATTTTTCGGGAATACGGTGCTGCCGATCTCTTCACTCACGCAACGCGCCGACGGTTCAAGGGGTTCTCGAAGCCCATGCTGGTCTTCCGATGCGATTGGGCCGATGCCGGCGTAAACTAA